GACGCCGCCCGCCGAGGATACGCCGCTGACCTTCGAGCAGATAAGGGACGACGGCATCGAACTGACCCGCTACCTGACGCAGCATCTCGGTAAGCGCAAGGTGATCCTGATGGGCGGTTCGTGGAGTTCGATCATCGCCATCCACATGATCAAGGCTGAGCCCGACCTGTTCACCGCCTATCTCGGCTGGTCGCAGATGGTCAGCTACCGTGAAAACCCGCTGGCGACCTACAGCCTCCTGCTCGACAAGGCGCGCCAGGCCGGCGACCAGGACAGTGTGAGCAAGCTGGAAAAACTGGGCCCTCCGCCGTGGACCGACCCGCGCGGCTTCGGTATCATGCGCCGCGTCGACCGCAAGTATGAGGCCATGGCCACCGATCCGGCGCCCAGGGACTGGTGGCAGCCGGCGCCGCTCTATGCCACGCCGGAGGCCGAAGCCAACTATACCGCCGGCGAGGACTATTCCTATCTCCAGTTTGTCGGCCTGAAAGGCGACGGCATGTATTCAAGGGTGGACCTGCCAGCCCTGGGCACACAGTTCGACGTGCCGATTTTCCTGCTGCAGGGCGAAGACGATTACCTGACGCTGCCGGCTATCTCCCGCCGTTATTTCGACAGCCTGAACGCACCGCAGAAGGCATTTATCAGTCTGCCGCGCACCGGCCATGATCCAAACCAGATCATGATCGACGCCCAGTACAAGGTGTTGCAGGAGACCATCCGTCCGCTGGCTGACCAGCCGTGATTATTTCGGTGCGGGCGCATCCACCTTTACCGGCGGCTTGTCGTCCCTGGCGATAAAGCGATCAAACCGGCCACTGGCGCGCAGCAGCGTGGTCAGCATGAAGGTGCGTTCGCGCACCGGCAGATCCTTCATGTTGAGGATCAGGGCGTTTTCGATCTTACCGCGCGCGTCGTTCTCGGCATTACGCGCCTGTTCCGACAGCATGGCGATCTGCGCCGCGTCATACGGTTCCTGCGACACCAGCACGCGCGCCTGGGCCCGCAGGGCCCGCGCCTTGGCCATGTCTGCCTCACCGCTTAATGCCGCGGCCTTGGTCAGCAGATAGATATGATGGCGCTCCTCGCGCGTCGTGCCTTCGGTGGCCTCGCGCCACGCCTTCTGCATGGCCAGCGGGCGCTGGAAATCACGCAGATGGTGCTTGACCACGAAGCCAGCGCCCACGGCGGCCCCGATCAGGAAGATATTGATAACCAGAGAGATCGCCAGAATCCATTTAAGGCGGGTGTCCGTCAGCCAGGCGTTCATGCTCAGTCTCCCCCGTCGATCATGGCCACCTGTTCCAGCACGCTGGTGACGCGCAGGTCGCTAAGGCCCATCAGGCTGAGATTGACCCCCAGCACCGCGCCGGCCAGGCAGGCCGCGGCCGCGATGCTCACGCCCCAGACAACAGAGCGCGAAAGCGGAGCCGGACGTGGGCGCACCGGAAAGGCAACAACCTTATTCACCGGCGTAAACTCGGCCGCAAAACGCTCCATAGCCGCTTCGAATACGGGCTGGTCCGCCTCCGCGCGACCGTGTTCGACGGCGCGCAGGGTGTCCATCATGTCATCCAGCGCCCGCGCCTCGGCCAGCCAGGCTTGCGCTTCGGGATGCGCCGCAACACAGGCCAGCGCCGCCTCGCGCTCCGCCTCAGGCCAGTGCGCCGCATGGGCGCCATAGGCATCAATAATCGCTTTCAGTCGTTCCAAACGCATGTCACTCATCTTCTCGCTCCCGTACGCCCCGGGATTACAGACGTCTCGCTCATCAGGGTGCGCAGGGTACGCCTCGCCCGCGCCAGCAGACTTTCCAGCGCCTCTATGCTCACCCCCATGACCGCCGCCGCCTCAATATTGGACATCTCCTGAAAATAGTTCAGGGTGATGGCCGTCCGCTGTCTTTCGGGCAGTTGCGCCAGGGCCTTTTGCAGGGCCTGCGCGGTCTGCGCCTGCTCAAGCTGCACCGATGGCCCCGCCGCGTCATCGATGATCTCAATCTCATCCGAACTGACGCTGTCCTTGCGGCGGCGCAACCGGTCATAACAGAGGTTGAGCGCCACGCGGTGCATCCAGGTGTCGATGCGCGCCTTGCCCGGCACCCAGGTCGCCGCCTGTTTCCAGGTCCGCACCAGGGTTTCCTGCGCCACGTCTTCCGCTTCGGCCGGATCGTTCAGCATCCGCCGGCCCAGTGACAAAAGCTTCGGCAGCTTGCGCGAGACAAGCGCCGACACCGCCGCCATGTCGCCGCGCGCGATCCGCTCCAGCAGAACCTCGTCAGGGTCTGTCGTCACCTGTTTCCCCGGCAGACGGTCAAATCGATCGGATACAAGCTGTATCCGCTTCTGTTGCAGATTTTCCGTCACCGAGGTCCGGTTCAGTCCGGTCCGGTTCTGGGAAGGCATCTGCGCCATAAATCGTGGTTCCTCAGCGAGCTATATGAATACCAAAAGCCAATAATCCGCCGCTTGTCTCAAATGGTTTCACGCTGAAACCGGTTTTATCCGTCGC
This sequence is a window from Asticcacaulis sp.. Protein-coding genes within it:
- a CDS encoding alpha/beta hydrolase; the encoded protein is MSTIRLAAFTIAALLAVSATASQAQAPAGNICTSPTQSVREEGFVEIGGIPQWVTIKGDSCANPVILMVHGGPGNPMSLFADKIYGGWEKNYTMVQWDQRGAGMTYGKTPPAEDTPLTFEQIRDDGIELTRYLTQHLGKRKVILMGGSWSSIIAIHMIKAEPDLFTAYLGWSQMVSYRENPLATYSLLLDKARQAGDQDSVSKLEKLGPPPWTDPRGFGIMRRVDRKYEAMATDPAPRDWWQPAPLYATPEAEANYTAGEDYSYLQFVGLKGDGMYSRVDLPALGTQFDVPIFLLQGEDDYLTLPAISRRYFDSLNAPQKAFISLPRTGHDPNQIMIDAQYKVLQETIRPLADQP
- a CDS encoding periplasmic heavy metal sensor, producing MNAWLTDTRLKWILAISLVINIFLIGAAVGAGFVVKHHLRDFQRPLAMQKAWREATEGTTREERHHIYLLTKAAALSGEADMAKARALRAQARVLVSQEPYDAAQIAMLSEQARNAENDARGKIENALILNMKDLPVRERTFMLTTLLRASGRFDRFIARDDKPPVKVDAPAPK
- a CDS encoding RNA polymerase sigma factor, with amino-acid sequence MAQMPSQNRTGLNRTSVTENLQQKRIQLVSDRFDRLPGKQVTTDPDEVLLERIARGDMAAVSALVSRKLPKLLSLGRRMLNDPAEAEDVAQETLVRTWKQAATWVPGKARIDTWMHRVALNLCYDRLRRRKDSVSSDEIEIIDDAAGPSVQLEQAQTAQALQKALAQLPERQRTAITLNYFQEMSNIEAAAVMGVSIEALESLLARARRTLRTLMSETSVIPGRTGARR